The following are encoded together in the Cyanobacterium aponinum PCC 10605 genome:
- a CDS encoding type II toxin-antitoxin system HicA family toxin, whose amino-acid sequence MGKLRILSGKEVCQILATYGFKQIRQKGSHIIMQKIIENGTITVPIPNHDTIRMGTLQSIIRQSQIPRKEFES is encoded by the coding sequence TTGGGTAAATTACGCATACTTTCAGGAAAAGAAGTTTGTCAAATTTTAGCAACATACGGATTCAAGCAAATACGGCAAAAAGGTAGTCATATCATTATGCAGAAAATTATAGAAAATGGTACTATTACCGTTCCAATACCCAATCATGATACAATTAGAATGGGTACACTTCAATCTATTATTCGTCAATCTCAAATACCGAGAAAAGAGTTTGAGTCATAA
- a CDS encoding type II toxin-antitoxin system HicB family antitoxin, whose protein sequence is MKYKQLTAIIEKEGDGYVSLCPELDIVSQGDTIEEARNNLKEALELFFETASSQEIDTRLHNEVYITRLEVAVG, encoded by the coding sequence ATGAAATATAAACAACTAACGGCAATTATTGAAAAAGAGGGAGATGGTTATGTCTCTCTTTGCCCTGAATTAGATATTGTTAGTCAAGGTGATACTATTGAAGAAGCTAGAAATAACCTTAAAGAAGCCTTAGAATTATTTTTTGAAACTGCATCTTCTCAGGAAATAGATACTAGATTACATAATGAGGTTTATATAACTCGTTTGGAGGTTGCTGTTGGGTAA